The following proteins come from a genomic window of Corallococcus sp. NCRR:
- a CDS encoding type I polyketide synthase, producing MTAPLPTANDPTLLKRSLDALKDLRARYESLESRGREPIAIIGLGCRIPGGGETPETLWKMLCGKVDAVSEVPADRWDLSRYYDADVATPGRMHMRYGAFLDAPDRFDPYFFGISPREAEQMDPQQRLFLEVAWHALEDAGLSAKALAGTDTGVFVGANGNDYLQLQLSEPQVLGTYSLVGGTNCIIPNRLSYLLDLRGPSMAFDTACSSSLVAVHQACQSLRHGESSTAIAGGLNLLLSPVVSVAHSKGLPLAPDGRCKTFDARADGYVRGEGCGVVVLKRLSDAIAAGDPVWAVIHGSAVNQDGLSNGLTAPNGGAQRAVIRKALERARLTGSEVGLIEAHGTGTSLGDPIEVEALSEVYGAAEGERRPCALGSIKTNIGHLEAGAGIVGILKVALSLKHGVIPANLHFQALNPHISLDGTRLYVPTESTPWTDPAERRYGAVSSFGAGGTNAHVVLGTLESARPEASVRPSLPGAERAHLLVLSARSRTALANVARRLADHLTHGAGQHESLEDICATAALRRTHHDHRVGLVVRTREDALQQLRALQQDVRPPGAWTGTAGRPGRPVFLFPSEPRLSGARLAALGRDCPVFAQALERCRGALQQGQGADGVGEHFAVQVALAELWRSWGVEPGAVLGQGVGEIAAAHVAGALSLEDAARVARECGALLAKGDAAAGALSAALAGLMPRPTTVPLYAADGTVLEGESLGAGAWTRCLRRPAQAVPGIEEALRAGHVLFVELGAEPVLTAPVAEAAARQGLTDVLAVSCLSGNQDALGALLTSAAALHAAGLGLRLERLLAPHGHFLRLPTYPFERESFWFKERPVTMLASVRSTSLELPRAAVRDTPPEPARRPAEVRVPASPQLAGWAELPERERATKLRGLVHAEVARILKFDAARLDPKGGFFQMGMDSVMAGQLRNRLEQQLGRKFAVTVIFENPTVDRLSRQLGTFVTPPPAPATPPREPQPLASQGLSPAKGGGAESIADLLARELEETSSISSKDHLS from the coding sequence ATGACGGCCCCGCTGCCCACCGCGAATGATCCCACGCTGCTCAAGCGCAGCCTCGACGCGCTGAAGGACCTCCGGGCCCGGTACGAGTCCCTGGAGTCCCGTGGACGGGAGCCCATCGCCATCATCGGCCTGGGGTGCCGCATCCCGGGGGGCGGAGAGACCCCGGAGACCCTCTGGAAGATGCTGTGTGGCAAGGTCGACGCCGTCAGCGAGGTGCCCGCGGACCGGTGGGACCTGTCTCGCTACTACGACGCGGACGTGGCCACGCCGGGGCGGATGCACATGCGCTACGGCGCGTTCCTCGACGCGCCCGACCGCTTCGACCCGTACTTCTTCGGCATCTCGCCCCGGGAAGCGGAGCAGATGGATCCGCAGCAGCGCCTCTTCCTGGAGGTGGCGTGGCACGCGCTGGAGGACGCGGGCCTGAGCGCGAAGGCGCTCGCGGGCACGGACACGGGCGTCTTCGTGGGCGCCAACGGCAACGACTACCTCCAGCTCCAGCTCTCCGAGCCGCAGGTGCTGGGCACGTACTCGCTGGTGGGCGGCACCAACTGCATCATCCCCAACCGGCTCTCGTACCTGCTGGACCTGCGCGGGCCGAGCATGGCCTTCGACACGGCCTGCTCCTCGTCGCTCGTCGCGGTCCACCAGGCCTGCCAGAGCCTGCGCCACGGGGAGAGCTCCACCGCCATCGCGGGCGGGCTCAACCTGCTCCTGTCGCCCGTGGTGTCGGTGGCGCACTCCAAGGGCCTGCCGCTGGCGCCGGACGGGCGCTGCAAGACGTTCGACGCGCGCGCGGATGGCTACGTCCGCGGCGAGGGCTGCGGCGTCGTGGTGCTCAAGCGTCTGTCGGACGCGATCGCGGCGGGGGACCCGGTGTGGGCCGTCATCCACGGCTCGGCCGTCAACCAGGACGGACTCAGCAACGGCCTCACGGCCCCCAACGGCGGGGCCCAGCGCGCCGTCATCCGCAAGGCGCTGGAGCGCGCGCGTCTCACCGGCTCGGAGGTGGGGCTCATCGAGGCGCACGGGACGGGCACGTCGCTGGGCGACCCCATCGAGGTGGAGGCCCTCTCCGAGGTCTACGGCGCCGCGGAGGGCGAGCGGCGGCCCTGCGCGCTCGGCTCCATCAAGACGAACATCGGGCACCTGGAGGCGGGCGCCGGCATCGTCGGCATCCTCAAGGTCGCGCTGTCGCTCAAGCACGGCGTCATCCCGGCGAACCTGCACTTCCAGGCGCTCAACCCGCACATTTCGTTGGACGGCACGCGTCTCTACGTGCCCACGGAGTCGACGCCGTGGACGGATCCGGCGGAGCGCCGGTACGGCGCGGTCAGCTCGTTCGGCGCGGGCGGCACCAACGCGCACGTCGTGCTGGGCACCCTGGAGTCCGCGCGGCCCGAGGCCAGCGTCCGGCCGTCCCTGCCTGGCGCGGAGCGCGCCCACCTGCTGGTGCTCTCCGCCCGCAGCCGCACGGCGCTGGCGAACGTGGCCCGGCGTCTGGCGGACCATCTGACCCACGGCGCCGGCCAGCATGAATCGCTGGAGGACATCTGCGCCACGGCCGCGCTGCGCAGGACGCACCACGACCACCGGGTGGGGCTCGTCGTCCGGACTCGGGAGGACGCACTCCAGCAGCTGCGCGCGCTCCAGCAGGACGTCCGGCCCCCGGGCGCATGGACGGGCACCGCCGGAAGGCCGGGTCGGCCGGTGTTCCTCTTCCCCTCGGAGCCCCGGTTGTCGGGGGCCCGGCTGGCGGCGCTGGGCCGCGACTGTCCGGTGTTCGCCCAGGCACTGGAGCGCTGTCGCGGCGCGCTCCAGCAGGGGCAGGGCGCGGACGGGGTGGGTGAGCACTTCGCCGTGCAGGTGGCGCTCGCCGAGCTGTGGCGCTCGTGGGGCGTGGAGCCGGGCGCGGTGCTCGGGCAGGGCGTGGGGGAGATCGCCGCGGCCCACGTCGCGGGAGCGCTGTCGCTGGAGGACGCCGCGCGCGTCGCCCGTGAGTGCGGCGCCCTGCTGGCGAAGGGAGACGCGGCGGCCGGAGCGCTGAGCGCGGCGCTGGCGGGACTGATGCCCCGGCCCACGACGGTGCCCCTGTACGCGGCGGACGGGACGGTGCTGGAAGGCGAGTCCCTGGGCGCTGGCGCCTGGACGCGGTGCCTGCGCCGGCCCGCGCAGGCGGTGCCGGGCATCGAGGAGGCACTGCGCGCGGGCCATGTGCTCTTCGTGGAGCTGGGCGCGGAGCCGGTGCTCACCGCGCCGGTGGCGGAGGCCGCCGCGCGCCAGGGACTGACGGACGTGCTGGCGGTGTCCTGCCTCAGCGGGAACCAGGACGCGCTGGGGGCCCTGCTGACGTCCGCGGCGGCGCTCCACGCAGCGGGCCTGGGCCTGCGCCTGGAGCGGCTGCTGGCGCCCCACGGGCACTTCCTCCGGCTGCCGACCTATCCCTTCGAACGGGAGTCCTTCTGGTTCAAGGAGCGGCCCGTCACGATGCTCGCGTCGGTGCGCTCCACCAGCCTGGAGCTGCCCCGCGCGGCGGTGCGTGACACGCCCCCCGAACCCGCCCGCCGCCCCGCGGAGGTCCGCGTCCCGGCCTCGCCGCAGCTGGCCGGTTGGGCGGAGCTGCCGGAGCGCGAGCGCGCCACGAAGCTGCGCGGCCTGGTGCACGCGGAGGTGGCGCGCATCCTGAAGTTCGACGCGGCCCGGCTCGATCCCAAGGGCGGCTTCTTCCAGATGGGCATGGACTCCGTGATGGCCGGGCAGCTGCGCAACCGGCTGGAGCAGCAGTTGGGACGCAAGTTCGCCGTGACCGTCATCTTCGAGAACCCCACCGTGGATCGGCTGTCCCGGCAACTGGGCACGTTCGTCACGCCACCCCCGGCGCCCGCCACACCGCCACGTGAGCCGCAGCCCCTGGCGTCCCAGGGCCTGTCTCCGGCGAAGGGAGGCGGCGCCGAAAGCATCGCCGACCTCCTGGCCCGGGAGCTCGAAGAGACCTCCTCCATTTCCAGCAAGGACCACCTGTCATGA